A region from the Buteo buteo chromosome 19, bButBut1.hap1.1, whole genome shotgun sequence genome encodes:
- the ITFG2 gene encoding KICSTOR complex protein ITFG2, producing the protein MRSVSYVQCVALDFGGSLFPHAICLGDADNDTLNELVVGDTNGKLYVYKNDDSKPWAVRSCQGMLTCVGVGDVCNKGKNLVVAVSAEGWFHLFDLTSPTSKHPDASGHHELAAAEEQKPVFKQHIPANTKVMLINDIDGDGKCELVVGYTDRVVRAFRWEDLSENSDHISGQLLLLKKWLLEGQVDSLSVNPGPDGSPEMMVSQPGCGYAILLCTWDSEQQATTEGRDNSVPSSEAPIRDVILHQTSGRIHNKNVSTHLIGSIGRGCSTENSGSGLFALCTLDGTLKLMEGADKLLWSVQVDHQLFALEKLDVTGNGHEEVIACAWDGQTYIIDHNRTVARFQADENVSAFCAGLYACKGGSNSPCLVYVSFNQKIYIYWDVQLERMESTNLLKILDCDPEFENLLQQLGVERSNVSAVKDLIHKTLYFPEKQQQSSPSQCQDPAGTDSSAHYTVIQDPL; encoded by the exons atgcggtCCGTCAGCTACGTGCAGTGTGTGGCGCTCGACTTCGGCGGCAGCCTCTTCCCGCACGCCATCTGCCTGGGGGATGCCGACAACGACACG CTGAATGAGCTAGTGGTGGGAGACACCAACGGGAAACTCTATGTTTACAAGAATGATGACAGCAAACCCTGGGCTGTGCGATCTTGCCAAGGAATG CTCACATGTGTTGGTGTGGGGGATGTATGCAATAAAGGAAAG AATCTCGTGGTGGCAGTGAGTGCAGAAGGCTGGTTTCATCTTTTTGACCTGACTTCTCCAACTTCAAAACACCCAGATGCTTCAGGCCACCATGAgttggcagcagcagaagagcagaagcCAGTGTTCAAGCAGCACATTCCTGCCAACACCAAGGTCATGCTGATCAATGACATTG ATGGAGATGGGAAGTGTGAGCTGGTGGTGGGTTACACTGACAGGGTGGTACGTGCCTTCCGCTGGGAGGACTTGTCGGAGAATTCAGACCATATCTCTGGGCAGCTGCTCCTGTTGAAGAAATGGCTGCTAGAAGGTCAG GTGGACAGCCTCTCTGTGAACCCAGGCCCTGATGGCTCACCGGAGATGATGGTGTCTCAGCCAGGCTGCGGTTATGCCATTCTGCTGTGCACCTGGGACTCAGAGCAGCAGGCCACGACAGAGGGAAGAGACAACTCTGTCCCAAGCAG CGAGGCCCCTATTCGAGATGTTATTCTACACCAAACATCTGGACGGATTCACAACAAGAATGTTTCCACTCATCTAATCGGTAGCATTGGCCGAG GCTGCTCCACTGAGAATAGTGGCTCTGGTCTCTTTGCCCTCTGTACTCTGGATG ggaCATTGAAACTCATGGAGGGAGCAGACAAGCTGCTTTGGTCTGTGCAGGTCGATCACcagctgtttgctttggaaaagctGGATGTTACT GGCAATGGGCATGAGGAGGTGATTGCCTGTGCATGGGATGGCCAGACATACATCATCGACCACAATCGGACTGTTGCCAGATTTCAAGCAGATGAGAATGTCAGTGCGTTCTGTGCAG gcCTCTATGCATGCAAAGGAGGAAGCAACAGCCCCTGCCTGGTTTATGTCAGCTTCAATCAGAAGATCTACATCTACTGGGatgtgcagctggagagaatggAGTCCACCAACCTGTTGAAAATCCTGGATTGTGACCCAGAGTTTGAaaacctcctgcagcagctgggtgtGG AAAGAAGCAATGTTTCTGCTGTCAAAGATCTGATTCACAAAACACTATATTTTcctgagaaacagcagcagagcagcccctCGCAGTGTCAGGATCCTGCTGGAACAGACTCCTCTGCCCACTACACTGTCATCCAGGATCCATTATAA